The Deltaproteobacteria bacterium genomic sequence CCGCCCCAAGGCGGCGCGCGCCAAGGTCGACGCGGTGATCGAACGCCACGCCGACGTGTTCGTAGCGCTCGCCCGGTTTGCGCGCGCCGGCAACCGCGTCGACCTCGTCGCGGGCAACCACGACGTGGAACTGCAGTGGGACGCGGTCCAGCGGGCGTTCCTCGACGGGGTGCGGCGGGTGTACGAACGCGCGCAGCTCGCGGCGGGAGGCGACCCCGCCAGCGATTTCATCGAGTCGGCGTTCCACTTCCACCCGTGGTTCGTCTACATCCCGGGCGTCGCCTGGATCGAGCACGGCCACCTGTACGATGAAAACTGCTCGTTCCAGTTCGCGCTGGCCCCGGCCGATCCGTTCAGCAAGCAGATCGACCTCAACGTCGACACCGCGGCGCAGCGCTACGTGGTCAACCGCATACCGGCGGCGGAGCACGGCCAGGAGAACTGGTCGTGGCTCGGGTACATGCGCTGGGCGCTCGGGCTCGGGCCGCGGGGGGCGCTCGAGGTGTTCAAGAGCTACTACGCGTTCTCGGCCCGCCTGATCGCCGCGCGGCGCCAGCGCCGCCGCGCGCCCGGCGCGGCGGAGGAGCGGCGCGCCCGCCATCGCGAGCGGCTGCGGGCGCTGTGCGAGGTGTGGAGCCTCGACGAGCGCACGCTCGACGCCGTGCACGAGCTGCGCCGGCGTCCCGTCGTCGAGAACCTCTGGCGCCTGTTGCAGGTGCTGATGATCGACAAGCTCGTCATCGGCGCGCTCGCCCTGCTGGTCGTGATGGTCGCGGTGTGGTCGCTGCCGCTCGCGTGGGGGCTGGCCGGTGCGGGTACCGTCGTCGGGTCCGCCTGGGCGGCCAACCGCATCCTGTCGCGCGGTCGCATCGTCGACCCGACCGCGCCCCTGATGGTGATCCCGGAGCGGATCCTCCGCCACGTGGACGCGCGCTACGTCGTGTTCGGTCACACCCACGAGGCGATGCGCGTTCCGCTCGAGGGCGGCGGCGTGTACTTCAACACCGGCACGTGGTACCCGGACGAGGCGCCGGGGCTGCTGCGCAGCTTCACCCACGTCGTCATCCACTGCGACGACGACGGCCCCCGCGCGCAGCTGTGCCAGTGGCGCGATGGCGCGAGCCGGCCGTTCACGCCCGGCTACAGCGTCCGGACCCGGCCCGCGACCGCGGAGCCCGCGGCGCTGCCGGTGGCCGCACCGGGCCGCGCCGCGGCGTGACGCCGGCGGCCGCGACGGCGCGTCACGACGCGCCGACGGCGAGCCCGTCGCGCTTCTTGGCGCCGCCGCAGGCGATGAGCGCCGCGCACCAGCCGGCCTGCAGCTCGCCTTCGAGGCCGAGGCCGGGGAGCACCTGCGTCGACGCCAGCGTGAGGCGTTTGACGCCGAGCGGATACGGCGCCGCCGCGACGCCGAGCAGCAGCGCCCCGTCGACCCGCCACACGGGCGCCGGCGCGAGCGGCTCGGCGAGGCTCGCGCGCGCCGCGATGCGCTCGGGGTCGGCGATCTCGTTCGGAGAGTGGGCGGCGAGCACGTGGCCGCTCGAAAACGGCATGACGTCCTCGAGTCGCTCGCGCACGCGGACGCGCAGATCGGCGAGCGCGCCGTCGTCCGGTGGCGCGGTCGTCCCAGCGGGACAGGGCCAAAGCGCCTCCACCGTTACCACGGCGCGCGCCTCGTCGTCCGGTTCGGACACGAACACCGCGAGCGCGTTGTCGCCCACCGGCGGGCGGGCGGGATCGGCGACGACCAGGGCGGTGGCCGCCATCCCCTCGGGGATGCCGGCCTCGGCGACGACGAGGTTGAGCGTGTAGCGGTAGGCCGCCGGGCGCAGCGCACCGGCGATCGGCTCGAGGCGCCTGGGCGGCTTCGCCAAAAGCTCGCGGACCCGGGCGACCGGCATCGCGCACACCACGTGCTCGGCGCCGATCTCCTCGCCGTCGCGCAGCCGCACGCCGGTCGCCTTGCCCCACGACACGAGGATCGCTTCGGGCTCGACCGCGCGGCGCTCGCCGCCGTGGCTGTCGAACTTGTCCAGGAAGATGGTGCGCAGCGCCGCGCGACCGCCGGGCAGGTGCGGGACGCCGCGCCGCCACTGGTCCAGTGCGCGGCCGGCGGCGACCGGCGAGCCGGTGGCCGGGTCGAGGCACGTGCCGAATGCGGCGGGCGCCGCGGCCAGTGCTCGCGCGATCGGCGCGGCGGCCGCTGCGGCGTCGACCGCCGCGCCCGCCGCGGCCAGCGGCTCGTCGAACCGCGCCACCTCGCGGCGGTCGAAGAACTTCACCGGCGGAAACGCGATCGACTGGCCGAGCAACGGATCGAGGTGGGCGCTCACGTCCCGCGCGGCCCGGGCGACGGCGAGCGCGGCATCGGCTGCGGCGGGCGCGTCGCGCGCCAGCTCCGCTGCGAGCGCGTCGTCGTCGCCGGTGACGTCCAGGCGGGCGTCCGGCGCGATGAGCTGGAACGCGGGCGCATGGTCCCGCATCCGGCGCTTGAGCAGATGCCCGAAGTTGAGTTCGCCGATCACGCGCGCGGCGGCGGGGCTCGCCAGGCCGGCGAGCGCCAGCGGCCGCGTCGGCAGCCGATACGGACCGACCTCGTACGCGTCGGGCAGGTCGCCCGTCGAGGCGAGCAGCACGCGGAGGCCGCGGCTGGCCGCCAGCGTCGCCGCGACGACTCCCGCGAACTCGTCGCCGAGCACCACCAGGTCGTAGGAACTCGTCGGCACCGGTCACTCCGCGGCCACGGTCACGCGCCGGCCGTCGATGCGGAGCCGCCCGGCGGCCAGCCATTGGACGACTTGCGGCAGCAGCTCGTGCTCGCGCTGTTGGATGCGGCGCTGCAGGGTCTCGGGCGTGTCGTCGTCGCGCACGTCGACCGCCGCCTGTGCGATGATCGGACCGCCGTCGAGCGAGTCGTCCACGAAGTGGATGGTACAACCGGTGAGCTTGACGCCGTAGGCGAGGGCGTCGCGCGCGCCGTGGGCGCCCGGAAACGCCGGCAGAAGCGACGGGTGCGTGTTGACGATGCGGCCGCGGTAACGGTCCACGAACACCGGCGTGAGGATGCGCATGA encodes the following:
- a CDS encoding phosphoribosylglycinamide formyltransferase, which codes for MKLAVLASGSGTNLQALLDAEAAGRLAPGEIACVLCNRPGAGALDRARAAGKPALLVDHRDYPDRAAFERAMIAALDAHRVEGVVLAGFMRILTPVFVDRYRGRIVNTHPSLLPAFPGAHGARDALAYGVKLTGCTIHFVDDSLDGGPIIAQAAVDVRDDDTPETLQRRIQQREHELLPQVVQWLAAGRLRIDGRRVTVAAE